From one Mya arenaria isolate MELC-2E11 chromosome 4, ASM2691426v1 genomic stretch:
- the LOC128231089 gene encoding myb/SANT-like DNA-binding domain-containing protein 4 translates to MATRRAEKLSVKLANDIHVLVSVMEGEDFSAMKDLISTSKRSVSQTPYRKQITDSGSGHCTHAAESKQRKPRYSTDELQLLAQEVNKHILFGKFSDVLSMEKKQKTWSEMTMRINAVSQTVRTADDLRKKWNDWSSVTKGKAAKRKQSPNKTGSGQPDTKPLTEIEELVVSILGETAVSGFKGGIDTARVAEEEDFSGGEGECDSSPYNKAKPEHEFPTASGPSSSGMDLVCREAPNCLDNIECASKPMKTVPLKKRKLAAAESVASSYENDVISIEREKLNIETARLEIEEKRLDIEQQRLQIEQQRLQVESDILNTLLSQRRYSDQTASQLPGQYPGLGNAGTLFRI, encoded by the exons ATGGCGACGCGTAGAGCTGAAAAACTGTCGGTAAAACTTGCGAACGATATCCACGTTCTCGTATCTGTAATGGAGGGTGAGGATTTCTCCGCTATGAAGGACCTCATAAGTACCAGTAAACGCTCAGTGTCACAAACACCGTACAGAAAGCAGATAACGGACTCCGGAAGTGGACATTGCACGCATGCTGCTGAG TCAAAACAACGAAAACCGAGGTATTCAACAGACGAATTACAATTGTTAGCACAAGAggtaaataaacatattctcTTTGGTAAATTCAGTGATGTATTGTCAATGGAGAAAAAGCAAAAGACATGGTCAGAAATGACCATGCGTATAAACGCTGTCTCACAGACTGTACGAACGGCGGATgatcttagaaaaaaatggaatgaCTGGTCTAGTGTTACCAAAGGAAAGGCAGCAAAACGTAAGCAATCACCCAATAAGACTGGTAGCGGGCAGCCGGATACGAAACCATTGACTGAAATAGAGGAACTCGTAGTTTCCATTCTAGGAGAGACTGCCGTTAGTGGATTTAAAGGTGGAATAGATACGGCTCGTGTTGCTGAAGAAGAAGACTTTTCCGGGGGCGAAGGCGAGTGCGATTCATCCCCATATAATAAGGCTAAACCGGAACATGAATTCCCGACAGCATCCGGTCCGTCGTCCAGCGGCATGGACTTAGTTTGCAGGGAAGCCCCAAACTGTTTAGACAATATTGAGTGTGCTTCTAAACCAATGAAAACGGTTCCcctaaaaaagagaaaacttgCTGCTGCTGAATCAGTTGCAAGTTCTTatgaaaatgatgtcatttcaATTGAGAGGGAAAAACTTAATATTGAAACTGCCAGACTAGAAATTGAAGAAAAACGACTGGATATTGAACAGCAGCGACTGCAGATCGAGCAGCAACGACTTCAAGTTGAGTCagacattttaaacactttaCTTAGTCAAAGGAGATATTCTGACCAAACTGCTTCTCAACTTCCGGGACAGTATCCGGGGCTAGGTAACGCTGGGACATTGTTCAGAATATAG